Proteins found in one Methylobacter sp. S3L5C genomic segment:
- a CDS encoding CYTH domain-containing protein — protein MAIEIEHKFLLVNNNWREQITHSVKYRQGYLSSQATSSIRVRISNDNAWLNIKSATIGTHRHEYEYEIPLEDANEIINDLCKKPVIEKTRHYVIDDGNTWEIDEFTGDNKGLIVAEIELSEVGKNFSKPNWIGDEVTYDLRYYNNNLAIYPYSEWLEN, from the coding sequence ATGGCTATCGAAATTGAACACAAATTTTTACTTGTCAATAATAATTGGCGTGAACAGATTACTCACTCAGTTAAATATCGACAAGGATATTTAAGCTCTCAAGCAACCAGTTCCATCAGAGTCAGGATCAGCAATGATAATGCATGGTTAAATATTAAAAGCGCCACTATTGGGACTCACCGGCACGAATATGAATATGAAATTCCACTAGAAGATGCAAATGAAATCATCAATGATCTTTGCAAAAAACCTGTCATAGAAAAAACACGCCATTATGTAATTGATGATGGAAATACATGGGAGATAGATGAGTTTACTGGTGACAATAAAGGGTTAATCGTCGCTGAAATCGAGTTATCCGAGGTAGGTAAAAATTTTTCAAAACCTAACTGGATAGGTGATGAAGTTACCTACGATTTACGTTATTACAATAACAATCTTGCGATTTACCCTTACTCGGAATGGCTCGAAAACTAA
- the fdxA gene encoding ferredoxin FdxA: MAFVVTENCIKCRFTDCVDVCPVDCFHEGPNFLVIDPDECIDCTLCEPECPANAIYAEDELPEGQEIFISLNAELAKQWPVITEVKSPLPDADEWNGKADKLKLLEK; encoded by the coding sequence ATGGCTTTTGTAGTCACTGAAAACTGTATTAAATGTAGATTTACTGATTGTGTCGATGTTTGCCCTGTCGACTGTTTTCATGAAGGCCCAAACTTCTTGGTTATAGATCCAGATGAATGCATTGATTGCACATTGTGTGAACCAGAATGTCCAGCTAATGCAATTTATGCAGAAGATGAATTACCTGAAGGACAAGAAATATTTATTAGCTTGAATGCTGAATTAGCCAAACAATGGCCTGTTATTACTGAAGTAAAATCACCATTACCTGATGCCGATGAATGGAATGGAAAAGCAGATAAATTAAAATTATTAGAAAAATAA
- a CDS encoding group II intron maturase-specific domain-containing protein has protein sequence MLQERFAVCGLELHPLKTRVVYCKNYRCKEDYPDVSFDFLGFTFRPRGAKSKEGGLFTGFVPAISNKAAKAIRQEVRGWALQKKSDKSLHDLARMFNAVIRGWIAYYGVFYRSALNPVWRHLNRKLVLWAARKFKHFRGHRQRAENWLLGVARSQPDLFAHWRLFYGMKLTG, from the coding sequence GTGTTGCAAGAACGGTTTGCAGTCTGTGGACTTGAGCTGCATCCTTTGAAGACCCGTGTGGTGTACTGTAAAAACTATCGGTGTAAAGAGGATTACCCGGACGTTTCGTTTGATTTTCTAGGGTTCACCTTCAGGCCTCGTGGAGCGAAAAGCAAAGAAGGTGGCTTATTCACCGGCTTTGTTCCGGCTATCAGTAATAAAGCAGCCAAAGCGATACGCCAGGAAGTTCGAGGGTGGGCGCTCCAGAAGAAAAGTGATAAGAGTCTGCACGATTTGGCAAGGATGTTTAATGCTGTGATACGCGGTTGGATAGCGTATTACGGGGTGTTCTATCGATCGGCATTAAATCCGGTTTGGAGACATTTGAATCGGAAACTTGTTTTGTGGGCAGCGCGGAAGTTTAAACACTTTCGTGGACACCGACAGCGAGCAGAGAATTGGTTGCTGGGCGTAGCCCGGAGTCAGCCTGATTTGTTTGCACACTGGCGATTATTTTATGGTATGAAATTGACTGGATAG
- a CDS encoding reverse transcriptase domain-containing protein codes for MAHYSLRDRGTPQGGVASPLLANLFLHYTFDMWMQRHYPEIPFERYADDGVLHCRS; via the coding sequence ATGGCACACTACAGCCTTAGAGACCGGGGAACCCCGCAAGGTGGAGTTGCTAGCCCCTTGTTGGCTAATTTGTTTCTGCATTACACATTTGATATGTGGATGCAGAGGCACTATCCCGAAATTCCGTTTGAGCGCTATGCCGATGATGGTGTTCTACATTGTCGGAGTTGA